Proteins from a single region of Lelliottia sp. JS-SCA-14:
- a CDS encoding SinI family autotransporter-associated protein translates to MKMKTFNKTLIASVLFAGCAHMASAEVTDSAGQLIGTLPVLKGTGTGAVDHSVTFNNGHESNSTTAMSPGDKITLSYLFTDKEGDTDSSKTSIKWFTSTDGHGANKIALANDGKESYTIAATDAGRYLGAEITEQTSTGTPNKGQTITINDISVNDSTDNIPDGPIVGGNIGVMIVDSAAPTVNLIGKANSQLLVGHTYQFKIWYDANNNNVMDADELDASSNYNYKWVFDGTSATTGTAGGYAVSSTDNKDLSIPETNASAKSIFASAGADGVQGYGLKVDYTAKVKAVLKSTKRK, encoded by the coding sequence ATGAAAATGAAAACCTTTAACAAAACACTTATTGCCAGCGTGCTGTTTGCGGGCTGTGCACATATGGCCTCTGCGGAAGTTACAGACTCGGCGGGGCAATTAATAGGTACCTTACCCGTTTTAAAAGGCACGGGTACCGGTGCTGTCGATCACAGCGTCACGTTTAATAACGGACACGAAAGTAACTCCACTACCGCGATGTCGCCGGGTGATAAAATTACGCTGAGCTATCTCTTTACGGATAAAGAGGGCGATACCGACAGCAGTAAAACCTCTATTAAATGGTTTACGTCTACGGACGGACATGGTGCTAATAAGATTGCATTAGCAAACGATGGTAAGGAGAGCTATACCATTGCGGCGACAGATGCCGGGCGTTATCTGGGTGCAGAAATCACCGAGCAAACCTCTACCGGTACGCCAAACAAAGGTCAGACGATCACCATCAATGATATTAGTGTGAATGATTCAACCGATAATATTCCAGACGGCCCAATTGTCGGCGGTAATATCGGCGTCATGATTGTCGATTCCGCAGCGCCAACGGTTAACCTGATTGGTAAAGCGAACAGCCAGCTGCTCGTCGGCCATACCTACCAGTTCAAAATCTGGTATGACGCGAACAATAACAACGTCATGGATGCGGATGAGCTTGATGCATCCAGCAACTACAACTACAAGTGGGTCTTCGATGGCACCAGTGCGACGACAGGCACCGCGGGCGGTTATGCTGTCAGCAGCACGGACAACAAAGATCTGTCGATCCCGGAAACCAACGCCAGCGCGAAATCTATCTTCGCATCTGCCGGAGCGGACGGTGTCCAGGGCTATGGCCTGAAAGTGGATTATACGGCGAAAGTCAAAGCGGTTCTGAAATCGACCAAACGCAAATAA